AAGCGTCGCTACTGAGATAATGTATGGTGCTATTAAAGCCATAGAAAAGAAAAATGCTGAGGTTAAAGGCATTGACGTTTTTAACGATGCTATTGAAAATGTAAAACCTATTTTAGAAGTTAAATCACGCCGTGTTGGTGGTGCTACTTATCAAGTACCAGTTGAGGTTCGCCCAGCTCGCCAACAAGCTCTTGCTATTCGCTGGCTTATAACTTACGCTAGAAAGAGAAGCGAAAGAACTATGATAGATAAACTAGCGAATGAGCTCTTAGATGCGGCAAACTCAAAAGGTGCATCTTTCAAGAAGAAGGAAGATACTTACAAGATGGCAGAGGCTAATAAAGCATTTGCTCACTACCGCTGGTAAGAAAGAATTAGTATGGCAGAGAGAAAAACGCCTTTACATAAGGTAAGAAATATTGGTATTGCGGCTCATATTGATGCTGGAAAGACAACTACTAGTGAGAGAATTTTATTTTTTACTGGTATGAGCCATAAAATAGGCGAGGTTCATGATGGTGCTGCTACCATGGACTGGATGGAACAAGAAAAAGAGCGTGGTATTACTATTACTTCGGCTGCAACTACGGCATTTTGGAAGGGTTATCAAATAAACCTAATTGACACTCCGGGACACGTTGACTTTACTATCGAAGTTGAGCGTTCTATGCGTGTTCTTGACGGTGCTGTTTCAGTATTTTGTTCTGTTGGCGGTGTTCAACCACAATCAGAAACTGTTTGGAGACAAGCAAATAAATATCATGTGCCAAGAATCGTTTTTGTTAATAAAATGGATAGAATTGGTGCAAATTTCTTTAGAGTTGAAGAGCAGATTAGGGAAAGACTAAAAGCAAACCCTATTCCTATTCAAATTCCTATAGGTGCCGAAGATAACTTTAGAGGTGTGGTTGACCTTGTAAGAATGAAAGCTTACGTTTGGAATGATGAGAAAAAGCCAACTGACTATGTTGAAGAAGAAATTCCAGCTGAAGTTAAAGATAAAGCAGAGGAATACCGTGCAAAACTAATCGAAGCAGTTTCAGAGACGGATGATAGCTTGATGGAGAAATTTTTTGCTGGTGAAGAGCTAAGTGAAGAAGAGATCAAAAAAGGCATAAAAGCAGGGTGCTTGAGAATGACTATCACGCCTATGCTTTGTGGAACCGCGTTTAAAAACAAGGGTATTCAACCTCTACTTGATGCTGTTGTTGATTACTTGCCAGCTCCAGATGAAATTGAAGCTATTAAAGGCGTATATGAAGATGGTACTGAAGTAACTGTTGAAAGCACTGATAATGGGGAATTTGCAGCTCTTGCATTTAAGATTATGACTGACCCATTTGTTGGACAGCTAACATTTATTCGTGTTTATAGAGGAAGCTTGGAAAGTGGTAGCTATGCTTATAATACTGTTCAAGATAGTAAAGAGAGAATCGGTCGCTTGCTAAAAATGCACTCAAATAAACGTGAAGAGATTACTGAGCTTTTCGCTGGTGAGATCGGCGCTGTTGTTGGTCTAAAAAATACTCTAACAGGTGATACTCTAGCTAGTGAAAAAGATAAAGTTATTCTTGAAAGAATGGACTTTCCAGAGCCAGTTATTAGTGTTGCGGTTGAGCCAAAAACAAAAGCAGACCAGGAAAAAATGGCAATAGCGCTTCAAAAACTAGCTCAAGAAGATCCAAGTTTTAGAGTTAGCACAGACGAAGAGAGCGGTCAAACTATTATTAGTGGTATGGGTGAGCTTCACCTTGAGATCATTGTTGATCGTATGCTTCGTGAATTTAAAGTTGATGCTGAAGTTGGTCAACCACAAGTTGCTTATCGCGAAACTATTCGTAAGACAGTTGAGCAGGAATATAAGTATGCTAAACAATCAGGCGGTCGTGGTCAATATGGTCACGTATTTTTACGTATTGAGCCGCTCCCAGCTGCTAGTGGATTTGAGTTTGTCAATGATATCAAAGGTGGTGTTGTTCCAAAAGAATATATCCCAGCTGTTGAAAAAGGTTGTAAAGAGGCACTTCAAAGTGGTATTCTTGCTGGTTATCCAGTCGAAGATGTTAAAGTTACACTATTTGATGGTAGCTACCATGAAGTTGACTCATCTGAAATGGCATTTAAGCTTGCTGCTTCAATGGGCTTTAAGGAAGGTGCTAGAAAGGCAGGTGCTGTTATTCTTGAGCCTATGATGAAGGTTGAAGTTGAAACTCCAGAAGAGTATATGGGTGATGTTATAGGCGATCTTAATAAACGCCGTGGCCAAGTAAATTCAATGGATGATAGAAATGGTGTGAAGATCATTGCAGCTTATTGTCCATTAGCTCAAATGTTTGGCTATTCAACAGATCTTCGCTCAATGACTCAAGGTCGTGCAACTTATTCAATGGAATTTGATCACTACGAAGAAGTTCCTAAAAACGTAAGTGATGAAATCATTAAAAAGAGAAATGGCTAATTAACCAAAGAAGGGCAGAGTAATCTGTCCTTTAAAAATTATTTATTCTGATAAAATCTATCTACAAAAATATGAATTGTCCTCATAGCTCAGCTGGATAGAGCGTAGAATTCCTAATTCTAAGGCCACAGGTTCGAACCCTGTTGGGGACACCATCATACAATCGCCTTTGTAAAATACAAAGTACTCAAACAAGTGTTTTTTTAAATATACTAAAACGTATAATAAGATATAGCAATTTATAAAAAATATTCTTATGCTGATAGCAAATAGAGTAAAAGAAAAAAATACAAAGAATGGACTTTATAAAAAAGATTATAAGTTATATGCAAACAAGATCACTAAAATCAAAGAAAAATTTTATAAAAAGCTAATGGTAAATGACTATATTTTTTGTCATTCTAGTTGGTTTATCTATAGATGCTTTCGTAATCGATTTAGCTTTTTATCAACATGTTATATTATTAATTTTTATCCAAACTAATAAATTTTATCAACAAAAATTTTTATATATTTAATAATCCGTGCTAACATTTCAAAAATTTATTTAAGGAGAGTAGATGAAAAAAATTTTACTTTTAGGAGCTGTTTGTTGTATGTTGTCAGCTGATGTTAAAACTGTTAATATAAGCCCAGATGAGATCAAAAAATATGATCAAATTATCGATATAAGAACTCCATCTGAGTGGCAAGAGACTGGCGTTATCGCAGGTGCAAAGACTATAACTTTTAATCCAAACGATAAGAGTGCATTTTTAGAGGAGCTTTCAAAGGCAGTTGATGTCAAAAAACCTATTGCTCTTGTTTGTAGAAGTGGCAGAAGAAGTACAGCAGCAGCCGCAGCGATAGATAGCTCGGATCTTAAGATAATAAATTTAGATGGAGGTATGAGTAGCTTGATCGAGCAAGGCTATAAAACTACGCCTTATAAAAAATAGACAAATTTTGTAATCCTACATTTGACTATAAGATAAATTTATTTTGTAGTCAAATTTTATATCAAATAATAAAATTTATTATTTGATTAACCACCGATTAACTCTAGCTATATATAATTTCATCATATTTATAATAAAGAAGGAAACAAAATGTCAAAAGTTATTTTACAATTAAATGTTATTCAGGCTGATGCAAATGCACTTTATATTAAATTTCACGATCTTCACTGGAATGTAAAAGGTATTCAATTTTTTAGCGTTCATGAATACACAGAAAAAGCTTATGAAGATATGAGTGAGATATTTGATGATGCAGCTGAGAGAGCTCTTATGCTTGGTGGCAGACCTATCGTCAAGGCTGAAGAGCTAGCAAAAGTTACTCACATAAAACACGAGCCAAAAGAAATTTACACTCCAACTGAGGTTTTAGAGATTGTCTTGGCTGATTATAAACACCTTTTGGGCGAGTTTAAAAAGCTTGACGAGCTTGCAGAAGGCGATACAACAACTCAAATGTATGCACAAGATCAAATCGCAAAATTTGAAAAAGCCATCTGGATGCTAAACGCAACACTTAGCAAATAACTACTAGCGGGAGTTTTCCCGCTCTATCTAAATAAATTTTACTTTTTGGCGATATTGATTTTATAAAATTTAAGGAGCCAAAATGAAAATTTTTCAAATCGCAAACTCATATAATAGTTCAAGTATAAAAGAAAATATAAAATCAGAAATTTCACTTCATAAAGATGAAAAGGATATCTCTAAAAAAGAGTCTGAAATTACAAATTTAACAGCCAAAGACATTTCAAATAGCTATTTTTTCCAGTATCAAAAAGAGATCGTTAAAAGTAGTAGTTCAAATTTATTAGCTCAAGGTGGCTTAAGCTTTAATGCGCCTAAAAATTTATCAGAAATTTTATCAGGCCTTGATCTTGCAAATATCGGCTATAATGGTAAATCTTTAAACGAGCTAACTAGTGACGAGGCAAATGATCTTATTAGTGAGAATGGATTTTTTGGTATCGCAAATACGGCTGAGAGGATAGCTAGCTTTGTGCTAAATGGTGCAGGTGATGATGTGAAAAAACTAAAAGCTGGTAGAGAGGGCGTGGCAAAGGGTTTTGAGGATGCGAAGAAAATTTGGGGAGGCGAGCTTCCTGAAATTTCACAAAAGACTATTGAAAAGACCCTTGAGACACTTGATAAAAAGATCGCCGAGCTTGGCGGTAACGTTTTAAATGTTTCAGCTTAACTATTTTAGGCAGGCTCGCCTAAGATAAATTTGTATGATTGTGTATATAAATTTAGATACGAGCCTTTAATTTCCCGCAAAATTTATTTAATCTTAAAAGTTATACTTCGCCGTTTTACACTAAGGAGAAGAGATGAAAGCTAAAATTTTACTTACACTGACAGCTGCTATCATGTTTTTGGGTTGCTCATTTTTTGAGGACAACCCGCCAGTACGAAAACAGCCAAGACAGGTCATGCAAAATACACCAGCAAAAAGCTCGATCAAAGGTTTTATAAAAGAGGTTACATATAAAGATTCAAAATACTGCTATGAAATAGTGGCGAGCGATACAAAAAACCACAAACTCAATAAAGCAAATTTTTGTGCAAATAGATACTATTATGATAAAGGCGACTTAGTCTATGCGACCTTTTATGCAGATAAACTTATAGATATGCTTCTTATAAAAGAGGGTGGCTCTAGTGGCTTATATAATGGTATAAAAAAGCCACAAAATGAAGTGATTATTAAAAGAAAAAATGTAAAAACAAATATCGAAGTGCCAAAAGAGGAAAAAATTTCTTTTTAATTACCGTTGATTTACTGCTTGCTTATATAATTTCAACAGCAATCAAAACTAGAACTCCTTTTAAGGGGCAAGCAACGGCCCCTTTTTATTTTACTCCACTTTTTAAGATACTTTTTAAGGGCCAAATTATCAAAATATACTTTTTTAGTTAAAATCAGTAAACGATTGGTAACAAAAATTAAAAATTTTATGATTTTTTAAGCTTTAAATTAAAATTTATAGATTATAATCATTGTCACAAAACCTTAAAAGGAGAAAAAATGAGACTAACAAAAATTAGTTTAGCCACTTTGGTTGCTTTAGGTGCATTTTCAAGTGTAGCAAGTGCTACCCCACTTGAAGAAGCTATAAAAAATGTAGATCTTTCAGGATTTGCAAGATATAGATATACAAATACTCACAATAAAGATACAGAGCAAAGTGATGTTACAAAAAAAAGCAAAGCTAATCATCAATTTAGAATGGTTACAAACTTTAAAGCCGCTATTGATGATAACTTCTTTGGAGTTATTGGTTTAAGATACAACTCTGCTGATGGTTCAGGTGACAACGCAGGTACGGGTACAGACAAAACAGATACAACTACAAGTTTCAATGTTCATCAGTTTTACCTAGGCTACAACGTAGGTGGTACTACTATCACAGCTGGTAAACAAGCTATTGGTTCATACTTTACTGATGATGCAGTTGGTACAGGTGTAAGAGTAGTAAATAAAGATATCGAGGGTCTTACACTTACAGCTTTAGCATTTGATGCACTAGAAGGCAGTGATTGGTATAATGGTGAGTTATATGAAACGGCAACGGGTAGTTTTGGAACTTATGATGTTGGCAACTTGTATGCAGCTGGTATCGCTGGCTCATATGATCCTATAAACTTCCAGCTATGGTATGCTAGCTTAACAAATTTGGCTGATCTGCTTGCGGCTGATGTTTCAGCAAATTTTGCTATTACTAATGATATTTCTTTAGGTGCAAGACTTAACTATGTAAACAGTACAGTTGATGCTAGTGCAAAAAACATAGGATATAATGATGGCAATTTCTATGCTGGCGAACTTTCAACTTCACTATTTGGTCTCGATCTAGCTGGTGGTTATATCGGTTGGAAATCTCAAGATAAAGCTATTTCAGCATTCTCATTTGAAGACCAAGGTGACCTAATAGATGTTGGCGAAGATGTATTTGACTGGACACATGCAGAAGGCAAAGGTAACTTCTTCTATGCAACAAGTGCATATGCATTTGATAAATTTACAGTTGGCTTGGATTATGTAAAAGGCAATATAAAAACTGCAGGAGCAAATAATCAAGATGTAAAAGAGAAAATAGAAGAATTTGTTCCAAGATTTGCTTATCAATACAGCAAAAAGTTGAAATTTAGCTCATTCTACTCTTTCCAAACACATAAATTTGCTAATGATGAGAAAAAGAAAGAAGATAAATTCAGATTTGAGGCTAAATACTCATTCTAATCGTAGCTCATTAATCAACTTATGATATAATCCCGGGTCGGAGCAATCTGATCCGGGATTTTTAAATTTAGAGCAAAATTTCAAGGAAAATTATGAAAAGTATTAAAATTTCTTTTTTGGCGTGTTTTTTGGTGGCAAATGCCTTTGCAGCTTCACAAGTCTACTATATAGAAGCTCGTGGTGAGTTTGGTAAAGAACTTGCTGAAATGGCAAAAAAGCAGGCTAATGATAGAAATGAAAAAGTAAATGTCTATGTTGATGAAGATCCAAGACGTTATAAAGATAATAGAATTTTAAAATTAGGCGTTGATAGAAAGGGCAGATATAGTGTTTCTTTGGGTAAGGAGCTTTATGAAAAGCAATGTGCTAGCTGTCATGGCGAGAATGCTGATAAAAGGCCATTTGGTTCAACGCCTCTAAAAAATATAGATGCTAAGGATATTGAAGATAGCATCATCTCTTATAGAAGTGACTCAAGTTTCGGTGGAAGCGGTAAAAATGTAATGCAAAACCAAGCTAAAATTCTTTCAAATAATGACCTTGGTGCGATTCTTGCCTATCTAAAAGGCAAAGATGCATTTGCTGAACAAGACGCAAATGAAAACAAACCAGTCTCTACTCAAACAAAGCAAGGTAGTTATTTAAGATAATTTTCACTTTGATAGCTTTGTCATAATATAAATAAAAGGAAGCAGATGTTAAATCCAAAATCATTATTTTTAAGTATGGGCTCAGCTATCGTTTTGATGATAATCTTTGCCATAGCTAGCGGAGCCGCTACGATAATAGAAAGTAAAACTAGTACAGAAGCTGCATGGTACTATGTTTATGGTGCCAGCTGGTTTGCTATCATTCAACTACTGCTTGGTATAAATTTGACCTATAATATCTTTAGATATAACTTAATCGATCCAAAAAAACTCCCTTCGCTTACCTTTCACCTTGGTTTTATCGTTATCTTAATCGGTGCTGGTATAACAAGATATCTTGGCTTTGAGGCTGATATGCATATAAGAGAAAAAACTCAGTCAAATATCGTTACGACAAAAATATCCTATTTAAATTTAACCGCATTAAACGATAATGGAGAAGAGATAAACGCTGCTTTGCCACTAGGAATTTCTGATGCAAAAAAAGGTTTTGATCTAAAGCTAAAAATAGCAGATAATGAAGCTAATTTAAAATTTAAAGAATTTGTGCCAAATGCAAGTTATAAGTTTGTGGATGATAAAAACGGGCAACCAGTAGTGGAATTTGTGGTTTCAAACGAGAGTGAAAGTGAAGAAATCTTCTTGTTAGAAGAAGAGGAAGCAAGAGTTGCAGATATTAGTTTTATCTTTAATGCTAAGCCAGACGAAAGCAAAAAATATGTGCTTTTTAAATTAGTGGATGGAAATTTTACAGTTACTTCAAATACTGATCTTTCAAAATTTACAATGAGTGATAGCTCAAAAACTGAGTTAAAAGCTGGTAGTGTAAATGATTTTGGCATGGGCAGTCTTTATACTATTTCAAATATAAATTTTGCTCCAAGATTAGTTTCAGCTCATGCCTCAAGGAAGCTAGTTAGCACAAAAGATAGCGAATTTAACGCCTTGATAGCTGAATTAAATTATAAAGGCGAGAGTAAAGAGATGCATATTTTTTATAACCTAACAGAGCCTTCACGCTTGGCTGTGGCTGGACAAAAATTTAACGCTTCATGGGGTGCGCAGCAAGTTAAACTCCCGTTTAGCCTATACTTAAAAGACTTTGAGCTTAAAAGATATCCTGGCTCAAATTCGCCTATGAGCTATTCAAGTGAAGTTATTGTAAAAGATGATACAAACATGTCAGGGCTTGACTATAAAATTTATATGAATCACGTGCTTGACTATGATGGCTATAGATTTTTCCAAAGTTCATACGATACAGATGAAAAAGGAACCATTCTCTCTGTCAATAAAGATCCAGGTAAGATACCAACTTATATCGGCTACTTTCTACTTGGGCTTGGATTTGTGTTAAATGTTATAAATCCTGGTAGCCGTTTTAGAAAACTAGCTAAGTTAATCGATAATGAATCGACAAAAGGCAGTAAAAAGTTTGTTGCTCTTATTGCCATTATGCTTTTAAGTTTAAATTTTAGCTCATTAAAGGCTGAAGACTTTTTGCCTAATATCAGCAAAGAGCACACACAAAAGCTTTCTAGACTTATTGTGCAAAGCTCAGATGGTAGAATGAAGCCATTTGACACTCTTAGTAAAGAAATTTTAAATAAAATACATAGAAGCGAGAACATAAATAGCCTAAACTCTAATCAAGCTATGCTTTCAATAATGGTAACGCCTGATTTTTGGCGAAGTGAAAAAATTATCTCACTTGGACAAAGCAAGGAGCTAAAAAAAGAGCTTGGCATAGATGAAAATGCAAAATATGCAAGTTTTAATGATTTTTTTAGAGCCACAAAAGATGGCGGAAGTGAATATAAACTTACAAAATTTGCCGAAATTGCTAATCGTAAGCATCCTGGATCACGCAATACATTTGATAAAGATGTGATAAAGATCGACGAGAGATTGAATGTTTTTTATATGATATTTATTGGTGAAATTTTTAAAATTTTTCCAAAACAAGATGACCCGTCAAACTCTTGGTATTCGCCTGCTAGTGCAATGATGTACTTTCCGCCTAAGGAGGTCGATCTAGTCATCAATATGATGAGAGAGTATTTTGCAGCAGTTGATGCGGCAACAAAAGATAGTGATTGGAGTAAGGCTGATGCTGCACTTGATAAAATTTCAGCCTATCAGCAAAAGTACGGCTCTGCTGTAATGCCAAGTGAAGAAAAGATAAATATAGAAATTTTGTTTAATAAAATTCAAATTTTTGAACGATTGACGCCGGTTTATCTTTTGGCTGGCCTTGCACTTTTATTTTTTGTTTTTGTTAAAATGCTAGCTCCAAATGTTCAGATAAATGGTATTGTAAGGGTTGTATATATTGTAAATTTACTAGCTTTTCTTGCTCATACTGTTGGACTTGGACTTCGTTGGTACATTGCTGAGCATGCGCCTTGGAGTAACGCTTATGAATCAATGGTCTATATCGCTTGGGCTTTAGGATTTTCTGGTATCGTCTTTGCAAAACGTAGCCCTATCGCTCTTGCTCTTACGTCTATATTGGCTGGTGTTACATTATTTGTTGCACACCTTAGCTGGATGGATCCGCAGATCACTACACTTGTGCCAGTGCTTCAAAGCTACTGGCTAACAATACATGTTTCTGTCATTACTGCAAGTTATGGATTTTTAGGGCTTTGCGCGTTACTTGGTGGCTTTACTCTATTACTTATCATTTTGCAAAATAAGAAAAAGCCAAATCCAGAAATTTCTCGCAATATCCTCGAAGCCACCCGCATAAATGAGATGGCTATGATACTAGGACTTAGTTTACTTACTCTTGGAAATTTCCTGGGCGGTGTTTGGGCGAACGAGAGTTGGGGTAGATATTGGGGCTGGGATAGCAAGGAGACTTGGGCATTAGTTTCGATACTTGTTTATGCCGCAGTTCTTCATATAAGATTTATTCCAAAGCTAAATAACCAGTATGCATTTGCAGTGGCTTCATTCTTTGCTTATTGGTCGATTATTATGACTTATTTTGGCGTAAATTTTTATTTAGCTGGTATGCACTCGTATGCAGCTGGCGATCCATTGCCAGTGCCTGATTTTGTCTGGATTAGTATCGTGATAATGGTGCTTATGAGTATTTTGGCATTTACAAAGCGATCACTTTGCTCAAGGCTTTAGATGCTAATAAAAGGTCTAATAGTTTTCTTTATTGTATTGCTATTAATTGCAATTTGTGTGTTAATCTATATACTTTTAAGAAATAGGGATTATAGCACCGAAACAAAGGAGCTTGTATTAGAAAAAGAAGAGATAACGATCGAAAAGCTTGAAAAGCTTGCGGGTGATAATAATTTAAGCAAAAACGAGCTTTTCGAACTTATTCAAATCTTTGTAGGGAATTTTAGTATACCAGCTAAAAATAACCAAGTCATGCCAAAAGAGGCAAACAACTATATAAATTTCATAATTTTGATCTGCTCTCATAAAAATTCTGATGCAAAGCTCATCAGTTTTTTAGATAAAGAGGCTAAAAAGAAAAATCCAAGCTATATTGTCGAGATAGAAGAGAGTGAGAAAATCGGCATAGAAAATCGCAAAAATCGTAGATAAATTTATTTAAAAAAGTGTAGTTAAAATATCTTAAAATTAAATTTGGTATAAAAATGAGTTCTTATGATATTGATTCTATGTATGTGATATTTCTTATTTTCTTTTCAATCGTATTGCCAATATTTTTGATAATCCCAGCAGGTAGATATAATATAAAGGTTTATGCGAGTAATTTTGATCTAATCGGACTTCATCTAATTTTTCCAATCATTATATTACCTACTTTGGTAAGTGCTTTTATTTTAGTTTGTAGCTTTTTAAATATTTCAGATTATGCTGGTTTAAGCTTTGTATTCTATGCTTTTTTGATTCTAATGATGGCCTATATAATTTATGGTTTTTATGTTTGTATCAGATACAACTACGGCTTTTTTCATTGTATCGTAGCGCTTTTCTTAAGATTTAATTATGTTATGCCGCTTATTTATCTGCTCTTTTTAGGCGGAAAAAACTACAAAGATGACAAAGAGATAACTTCTAAAAATATTAAAGACTTAAAATTTTTTGATCAGTTTAGATTTTCCATTTATAATTTAATTGCTATTAGAAACTAAAAGTATTTTAAGAGCATTAAAGGTTTTGCAATTAGAGAAAATGCCAAAAAGCAAGAGAAATTTTTATATTTAGCTTTTGCTTAGTTTTTATATCTTTCTTATCCTTAAATTTTAGTCTAAAGCAGGCTTTTGTTTTGTCTTATCGTTTTTAAGCTTATCTTTTTTGGCTTCAAACTCAGCTATTACATTTGCATCAGGAAATAAATATCCATCTTCAACCATCAGATCAACTGCTTTTTTAAACATAGGCAACGCACTTTGAGCGCCGAAGTAGTAGTAAGGTCTTTTAGGATCCCTTGCTAAAACGCCTATTGTGTAGCTATTGCCTCTTGTATCATTTACAAAGCCAAAAAATGAGCCATTGTAGGTATTGCTGTATCCACCACTACCTGAGGCAATGTGTGCAGTTCCAGTCTTGCCACCTATCTCAAGCCCTGGCGTAAAGGCTTTTAGTCCAGTACCTTTCTCAACCGTTTTTATTAAAATTCTCTTCATTATCTTTGCGGTTTCTTGTGATATAACTTGAGATGGCTCGGACTTTGGCAAATCGTATCTTTTTCCATTTCTCTCTAAGTAGGCAACCATGTGAGGAGTAACTTCAATGCCTTTATTATTAAATGTATTATAGGCTTTTAAAAGCTGCATAAATGTAGCTTGCAAGCCGTATCCGTAGCTCACAGTCGCCTTATATGTCGATGAGTTTAGCTTTGTAACTGTTGGCATCATACCTACTTGCTCATAAGGTAGATCTATGCCTGTTTTTCTTGAAAAGCCAAAATTTAAAAGTCCTTGATAAATTTGTGGCCCATTTAAACGCTCAACAAGCTGAATCATGCCGATGTTTGAACTGTGCACGATTATATCTTCAGCGCTCATAAAAGGCTCTGGATGGGTATCTTTGATCATCCTTTTGCCAAGTTGGTATCGGCCATTATAGGTATTTACAAGCTCAAATGGATTTACTTTTTTCTCCTGAAGTAAGATAGAAAATATAAATGGCTTAAAAACTGAACCAACTTCATAAGCATATTCACTAACGGTAGAGTTTAGAGCGCTATAATCTTGCTTTCTTATGTTTGAAGGATCATATCTTGAGCTAGAAGCTAGAGCTAAAATTTCTCCATTTTTGCTATTCATTATGCATATGACTAACTCTTTTGCATCTAGAAATTCACGCTTTTCATCTAGAATTTGCTCTAGTTTAGTTTGAAATTTTAATGGTATAGAGAGCACCGCATTGTAGCCATCTACTCTTGTTGCTAAATTTGAGTCACTTGTTAAAATGATATTATTTCCAATATCACGAGGCCCTAAAATTTTTGCATTTTGTATAGGGGCTAAATAATCTTCATAATATCTCTCAAGACCTTTTACGCCTTTGCTTTTTGTAAGTGCGTCACTTTCAGTTTTGCTCACGTAGCCAATAGCTGGTGTGAGGGCATCTTTTGACATAAATTTACGATTTTGTCCGCTTTCCATTACTCTCATGCCCTGAAATGAAGCAAGTCCTGTTTTTGGATCAAGGTATGAAACCAAAATGCTCTTGCGATTTAGCTTTCTTGAAAGCTCTTGAAGGTAGGTAGCGCCCTTTGCATCAATACTATATGAGAGCGTAACGATACCTTTTGTGCCATTTATGATCTTTCTTACTTTGTTTGGATCGTCGCCACTGTAAAGCGAATATAGTTTGATAAACATCTCTTTTTTATTAGGATCGATGTTTCTAGTATCAAGCATCACTTTGTAGAGTTTTTGGCTTGAAGAGATGCTAAAGCCATCTTTTGTGATTATATTGCCACGAATTGCTGTGTTTATATCGCTTGTTTGAAGCCTAGGAAGCTTTCGCTCGATACTTGCTCTATAAAATATGACAAGTACAAATATTGAAATTCCAAAAGTAATTAATAAAAAAAGTATGGTTATTTTTGATTTTCTGGAATTCATTAATGACTTAAATTTGTGTTCTAGAAATTTCTTTATAAGCGCTTAGTGCTTTGTTACGAATTTCTAGCATAAGCTTCATGCTAGTCTCTGCTTTGCCTATCGCAATAGCAGCTTGGTGTAGGTCTTTTACCTCGCCAGTTGCAAGGTCGGCTATGGCCTTATCTGCATTGATTTGGACTTTATTTAGCTCTTTTAAAGAGTCATTTAGAGCATTTTCAAAGCCGCCTTCTTCGCCTGCTTTCGCTATTTTATTTGAATTTTCATTTTTATTTATTTTGTCTAAATTTATACTATTTATCATTATGCTTGTCCTGAAATAAGTGATATCGCACTTTGTGCTATTGTTTTTGCATTTTGAAAGGCTGCTACGTTTGCTTGGTATGCCCTTGTTGCTTCAAGTAGGTCAGACATCTCAATGACCGGATTTATATTTGGAAATGCGACGTAGCCATTTGCATTTGCGTCTGGATGGCTCGGGTCATATTTTAGCTGAAAGTCCTTATCGTCACGCACCACTTTATCCACGATCACGCTAGTTAGGGTA
The DNA window shown above is from Campylobacter concisus and carries:
- the fliE gene encoding flagellar hook-basal body complex protein FliE, encoding MINSINLDKINKNENSNKIAKAGEEGGFENALNDSLKELNKVQINADKAIADLATGEVKDLHQAAIAIGKAETSMKLMLEIRNKALSAYKEISRTQI